From one Lolium rigidum isolate FL_2022 chromosome 4, APGP_CSIRO_Lrig_0.1, whole genome shotgun sequence genomic stretch:
- the LOC124648862 gene encoding uncharacterized protein LOC124648862 has product MCNVLHARSIYAGISHPHNPFEEEFGSSSGSGQGVWTELSEEVASNLANTVVSLASFSEGNTMFFACSGIIIKNDPDTQITSFLTSLSLVRSTEDDSKLFQNMKIQVRLPDDQVELGWLNFYDLQHNLAVINIPRFHTLRVARLDNQRQFECHSKVVAVGRCFNSGKLMATSGMLTDNPSQDYREELAISTCEITMTGVGGPLINFDGDFIGMNFYTEKETPFLPRNIILELLKQFSERIPSWAKKGPGSTVKRFPIPRSLRGGEKKKDQKPSICTLCDPECQPGLKDQILNCKCFHARWPYSSAHVGRRLVNSFEEEFSEIILSELQKEVVSNMSQSVVALASFIGGKMCFACTGVVIECNESTTRVLTSASLVRTSVIENKVADNLKIIVCLPDNRIIRGTLQHISPNYNIAVVDITGFCCTRAARMSDQVQLKPHGEVVALGRVYSSCKLMATSGVVTSKPSELNCKDLVISTCKITKAGIGGPLIDFDGNFIGMNFYGLEETPYIPMNIILEFLGSFGAQRTIAIDDHTLNRWPVPKPFWCYPTWHLSEEEIDVDEFVADMNVPF; this is encoded by the exons ATGTGTAATGTTTTGCACGCACGATCGATTTATGCAG GAATTTCGCATCCCCACAACCCTTTCGAAGAGGAATTCGGCAGCTCGAGTGGTTCTGGCCAAGGTGTCTGGACGGAACTCAGTGAAGAAGTTGCCTCAAACTTAGCAAATACTGTGGTATCCCTCGCGTCATTCAGTGAAG gaaacacaatgttctttgCATGTTCGGGCATAATTATCAAAAATGATCCGGATACTCAGATTACGAGCTTTCTAACCTCGTTAAGTTTGGTTAGATCTACCGAAGACGACAGCAAGCTCTTTCAGAATATGAAG ATTCAAGTGCGCCTTCCAGATGACCAAGTTGAGCTTGGCTGGTTGAACTTCTATGATTTACAACACAATCTCGCAGTTATCAACATACCTCGCTTCCACACTCTTCGAGTGGCGCGTCTAGATAATCAGCGGCAATTTGAGTGCCATAGCAAAGTAGTTGCTGTAGGACGTTGCTTCAACTCAGGAAAATTAATGGCCACATCTGGGATGTTAActgacaatccaagccaagattacCGCGAGGAGCTTGCAATCTCCACATGTGAAATTACCATG ACTGGAGTTGGAGGGCCCCTCATTAATTTTGATGGGGACTTCATTGGGATGAACTTTTATACTGAGAAAGAGACTCCATTTCTACCAAGGAATATAATTCTTGAACTCCTCAAGCAGTTTAGCGAAAGAATCCCGTCCTG GGCTAAGAAAGGACCTGGTAGTACGGTCAAAAGATTTCCCATACCTC GCAGCTTAAGGGGGGGAGAGAAAAAAAAGGACCAGAAACCTTCCATATGTACTCTCTGTGATCCAGAATGTCAACCAG GACTGAAGGATCAAATACTAAACTGTAAATGTTTTCATGCTCGATGGCCATATTCATCTGCTCATG TCGGCAGGCGTTTGGTTAATAGTTTTGAAGAGGAATTCAGTGAAATTATCTTGAGCGAGCTCCAAAAAGAAGTTGTTTCAAATATGTCTCAAAGTGTTgtagcactggcttcattcattg GAGGAAAAATGTGTTTTGCTTGCACGGGCGTAGTTATAGAATGCAATGAGTCTACCACAAGAGTTCTGACCTCGGCAAGTTTGGTTAGAACTTCTGTTATTGAAAACAAGGTTGCTGATAACTTGAAG ATTATAGTGTGTCTTCCAGATAATCGAATTATTCGAGGGACTTTGCAACATATTAGCCCAAACTATAACATTGCCGTTGTCGACATCACAGGTTTCTGCTGTACTCGGGCAGCACGAATGAGTGATCAGGTGCAACTTAAACCTCATGGGGAGGTAGTAGCTTTAGGGCGCGTCTACAGTTCATGTAAATTAATGGCCACAAGTGGGGTAGTGACTAGCAAGCCAAGTGAGCTTAATTGCAAAGATCTTGTGATCTCTACTTGCAAAATCACCAAG GCTGGAATTGGAGGGCCTCTTATCGATTTTGATGGGAACTTTATTGGCATGAACTTCTATGGCTTGGAAGAAACTCCATACATACCAATGAATATAATTCTGGAATTCTTGGGGAGTTTCGGTGCACAAAG gaCTATTGCTATTGACGATCATACCCTAAACAG ATGGCCCGTACCTAAGCCATTTTGGTGTTATCCGACATGGCATCTGTCTGAGGAAGAAATTGATGTAGACGAGTTTGTAGCCGACATGAATGTCCCCTTTTGA